One Myxococcaceae bacterium JPH2 genomic window, ACAGCTACACCGAGGCCCGTCCGCCCAAGGGCGCGCTCAACTACTTCGAGAAGCTCAGCGAGAGCCGCGCCACGTACTCGCTCGCGCTCGACAAGCTGAGCAACCGCTACTTCATCAAGCAGCAGTACGAGTGGGCCATCCCCGCGCTGCGCAAGCTGATGGAGATCCAACCGGACCCCGAGCTGGACCTGGAGCGCAGCCAGAAGCTGTATGACTCGCTCAAGGCCGCCAAGGGCAAGGTGCTGCCCGACCCCGAGGACATCCGCTTCCTCGTGCGCGCCGCGGTGCAGAGCAAGACGGACCCCGAGCTGGCCGAGGGCGAGCGCAAGAAGCAGCTCGCCGAGCTGGAGGAGATGGGCCGCGACCTCGCCACCCAGGTGCACCTGGCCGCGCAGAAGAAGGACGAGAAGGACCTGTACCTGAAGGCCGCCGCCGCCTACCGCGAGTACCTGGGCCTGTTCCGGCCGGACCAGTACGTGCGGCCCATCATGAAGAACCGCGCGGACGCGCTCTTCGCGGCCAAGGAGTTCCCCGAGGCGGCCCGCCAGTTCGAGGAGCTGGCCCGCTACGAGGAGAAGGCCAAGGACGGCAAGGCGGTGGAGGCGGCCCTGTACGGCGCGCTGCTCGCCCACTTCTCCACGCTCAAGCCCGAGGAGGCGCTCAAGCGCAGCGCCTTCGAGGTGGCGGACGCGCGGCAGGCCCTGAAGCTCCTGGGCGCCGACTACGTGGCGCGCTACCCGCAGAGCGCCAACGTGTTGGACGTGAAGTTCAACATCGCGCGCGCCTACTACGAGGACGGCGAGTACCCGAAGGCGGCCGAGCTGTTCACCGCGTTCGCGCTGGCGCACCCGGCCTACAAGGACGCGCCGGTGGCCGGAAACCTGGCCCTGGACAGCCTCAGGCAGGTGAACGACTTCAAGAAGCTGGACGAGACGGGCCGCAAGTTCCTCGCGTCCGCCCTGCCCTCCAACTTCCGCGGCGAGGTGCAGAAGATCCTCAACCAGAGCAAGGCCGAGGCGCTGGACGAGCTGGCCCTGCAGAGCGCCCAGGAGACGGGCGACGTGGTCGAGGGACTCGTCAAGGTGGCCGACGAGAACAAGAACTCGGACATCGGCGAGAAGGCGCTCTACGGCGCGTTCACCGCGGCGCGCGAGAAGCGGGACATGTCGCGCGAGCGCGAGCTGGGCGCGAAGCTGGTGCAGGACTACCCCAAGAGCCAGTACCTCTCGGACGTGCTGCTCACGCTGGGCCGCCACGCCGCCGAGGCCGCGGCCTTCCCGGAAGCAGCGGGCTGGTTCGAGCAGGTGGGCCAGAAGCTCGGCGCGGACTTCGCGGCGGTGGATGGCTGGCTGGCCGCCGCGCGCCTGCGCATGGGGCTGGGTGACTACAAGGACGCCGCTCGCAACCTGGAGATGGCGGCCGAGGTGGCCGGCGCGCGCAAGGGCGAGGTGCTGGCGCTGTTGGCCGACACGCGCCTGAAGCAGAAGGACATGGGCCGCGCGAAGACGGCGGCCGAGGCCGCGCTGAAGCTCGACAAGGGCAACGTGGCGGCCGCGGCGGTGCTCGCCGAGGTGCAGGCCACCACGGCGGCGAACGCGGCTCCGGACGCGCTCATCTCCACCCTCACCACCGCGGTGCAGGGCCCCAACGGACAGACGGAAGAGGCCGCCAAGGGCCTGTGGTTCCTCGGCGAAATCCTCTACCGCCAGTTCAAGGACCTGCCGGCGGACAAGGTCGAGGAGAAGGTCGCCGCGCTCCAGTCCATGGAGGGCGTGTACACGCAGGCCGCGTCGCTCGGGTACCCCGAGTGGGCGGTGGCCTCGCTGTGGAAGCTGGCGCTGGCGTACGGACACATCGCGGACGTCGTCGAGCAGACGCCGGTGCCCGCGGGCCTGTCCGCCGCCGAGTCCCGGCAGTTCCAGGATGCGGTGAAGCAGCAGGTGGGCCCGCTGAAGACGCGCTCCGAGGAGGCGTTCAAGGCGTGTCTGTCTCGCGCGGAGTCGCTCGAGGTGTACAGCACCGCCGTGCTGGGCTGCCGCAACCACACGGACGTGGCCTCGCTGCCGCTGCCGCAGCCGGGCACGCCCACGCAGCCCGCGGTC contains:
- a CDS encoding tetratricopeptide repeat protein; the encoded protein is MTGTLTGLIAAALLTATPPSGVTRPGPNLNPIVSKAKEREELISKLKRDIFKVDRALGETEKLISKSRNAPYLPDLQFRLAELYVEKSRYVYYLQAESRPEGASGALVSPETRLLKQKAVQLYYRLLREYPDFKDGDQVTFYLAHEQRELGQFDEMLKTLGDLTHKFPNSPLRLEAEQILGDHFFDKADLVEAEKHYQAILEAPPSPVHDLARYKMGWIRVNQAKHAEAVTFFEAAAASAPLPGVDVKKALNVKREALLDLVYSYTEARPPKGALNYFEKLSESRATYSLALDKLSNRYFIKQQYEWAIPALRKLMEIQPDPELDLERSQKLYDSLKAAKGKVLPDPEDIRFLVRAAVQSKTDPELAEGERKKQLAELEEMGRDLATQVHLAAQKKDEKDLYLKAAAAYREYLGLFRPDQYVRPIMKNRADALFAAKEFPEAARQFEELARYEEKAKDGKAVEAALYGALLAHFSTLKPEEALKRSAFEVADARQALKLLGADYVARYPQSANVLDVKFNIARAYYEDGEYPKAAELFTAFALAHPAYKDAPVAGNLALDSLRQVNDFKKLDETGRKFLASALPSNFRGEVQKILNQSKAEALDELALQSAQETGDVVEGLVKVADENKNSDIGEKALYGAFTAAREKRDMSRERELGAKLVQDYPKSQYLSDVLLTLGRHAAEAAAFPEAAGWFEQVGQKLGADFAAVDGWLAAARLRMGLGDYKDAARNLEMAAEVAGARKGEVLALLADTRLKQKDMGRAKTAAEAALKLDKGNVAAAAVLAEVQATTAANAAPDALISTLTTAVQGPNGQTEEAAKGLWFLGEILYRQFKDLPADKVEEKVAALQSMEGVYTQAASLGYPEWAVASLWKLALAYGHIADVVEQTPVPAGLSAAESRQFQDAVKQQVGPLKTRSEEAFKACLSRAESLEVYSTAVLGCRNHTDVASLPLPQPGTPTQPAVLEDLRKKAEKVLSAEALEALGMGYLDARQYGMAQLTFGRVTELQDTRASAHSALGWALLNTGDAMGARAAYAKALEADPTYDKARINLAALRCRFGDTDGARRELAVLKDVANLNGPDVDAGWKACK